From Prionailurus viverrinus isolate Anna chromosome B2, UM_Priviv_1.0, whole genome shotgun sequence, the proteins below share one genomic window:
- the GPR63 gene encoding probable G-protein coupled receptor 63 produces the protein MVFSAVLTASHTGATNTTFVVYENTYMNITVPPPFQHHGVGPLLRYSMETMAPTGISSLTVNSTAVTPTPAVFKSLNLPLQIILSAIMIFILFVSFLGNLVVCLMVYQKAAMRSAINILLASLAFADMLLAVLNMPFALVTILTTRWIFGKFFCRVSAMFFWLFVIEGVAILLIISIDRFLIIVQRQDKLNPYRAKILIAVSWTASFCIAFPLAVGNPDLQIPSRAPQCVFGYTTNPGYQAYVILITLVSFFIPFLVILYSFMGILNTLRHNALRIHSYPEGICLSQASKLGLMSLQRPFQMSIDMGFKTRAFTTILILFAVFIICWAPFTTYSLVATFSEHFYYKHNFFEISTWLLWLCYLKSALNPLIYYWRIKKFHDACLDMMPKSFKFLPRLPGHTRRRIRPSAVYVCGEHRTVV, from the coding sequence ATGGTCTTCTCTGCAGTGTTGACTGCGTCCCATACTGGGGCAACGAACACAACATTTGTAGTCTATGAAAACACTTACATGAACATTACGGTCCCTCCGCCATTCCAACATCACGGCGTTGGTCCATTGCTCAGATACAGTATGGAAACCATGGCTCCCACTGGGATCAGTTCCTTGACAGTGAATAGCACAGCTGTAACCCCAACACCAGCAGTTTTTAAGAGCTTAAACTTGCCTCTCCAGATCATTCTTTCTGCTATAATGATATTTATTCTGTTTGTATCTTTTCTTGGGAACTTGGTTGTTTGTTTGATGGTTTACCAAAAAGCTGCCATGCGCTCTGCAATTAACATTCTCCTTGCCAGCCTGGCATTTGCAGATATGTTGCTTGCAGTGCTGAACATGCCCTTTGCCTTGGTAACTATTCTTACTACAAGATGGATTTTTGGGAAATTCTTCTGTAGGGTATCTGCTATGTTTTTCTGGTTGTTTGTGATAGAGGGAGTAGCCATCCTGCTCATCATTAGCATTGATAGGTTCCTTATTATAGTCCAGAGGCAGGATAAACTAAATCCATATAGGGCAAAGATTCTAATTGCTGTTTCTTGGACAGCTTCCTTTTGTATAGCTTTTCCTTTGGCTGTAGGAAACCCTGACCTGCAGATCCCTTCTCGAGCCCCCCAGTGTGTGTTTGGGTATACAACCAATCCAGGTTATCAAGCTTATGTGATTTTGATTACTCTAGTTTCTTTCTTCATACCCTTCCTGGTGATACTGTATTCATTTATGGGCATACTCAACACCCTTCGGCACAATGCCTTGAGGATCCATAGCTACCCCGAGGGGATATGCCTCAGCCAGGCCAGCAAACTGGGTCTCATGAGTCTACAGAGACCCTTCCAGATGAGCATTGACATGGGCTTTAAAACACGTGCCTTCACCACCATTTTGATTCTCTTTGCTGTCTTCATCATCTGCTGGGCCCCGTTCACCACTTACAGCCTTGTGGCAACGTTTAGTGAGCACTTTTACTATAAGCACAACTTTTTTGAGATTAGCACCTGGCTACTCTGGCTCTGCTACCTCAAGTCTGCATTGAACCCACTGATTTACTACTGGAGGATTAAGAAATTCCATGACGCCTGCCTGGACATGATGCCTAAATCCTTCAAGTTTTTGCCGCGTCTTCCCGGCCACACAAGGAGAAGAATCCGTCCCAGTGCTGTCTATGTGTGTGGGGAACACCGAACAGTGGTGTGA